The Mycolicibacterium flavescens genome has a segment encoding these proteins:
- the rplT gene encoding 50S ribosomal protein L20, with protein sequence MARVKRAVNAQKKRRTILKASKGYRGQRSRLYRKAKEQQLHSLNYAYRDRRARKGEFRKLWISRINAAARANDITYNRLIQGLKAAGVEVDRKNLAEIAVSDPAAFTALVEVAKGALPEDVNAPSGEAA encoded by the coding sequence ATGGCACGCGTCAAGCGCGCAGTCAACGCCCAGAAGAAGCGGCGGACAATCCTCAAGGCCTCCAAGGGTTACCGGGGGCAGCGGTCGCGGCTGTACCGCAAGGCCAAAGAGCAGCAGCTGCATTCGCTCAACTACGCCTATCGTGACCGGCGCGCCCGCAAGGGCGAGTTCCGCAAGCTGTGGATCTCGCGTATCAATGCCGCGGCCCGCGCCAACGACATCACCTACAACCGGCTGATCCAGGGGCTGAAGGCCGCTGGCGTCGAGGTGGACCGCAAGAACCTCGCCGAGATCGCCGTCAGCGATCCCGCGGCGTTCACCGCGTTGGTCGAGGTCGCCAAGGGCGCACTGCCCGAGGACGTGAACGCGCCGTCGGGCGAGGCTGCCTGA
- the rpmI gene encoding 50S ribosomal protein L35: protein MPKAKTHSGASKRFRRTGTGKIVRQKANRRHLLEHKPSKRTRRLAGRTEVSAADNARIKKMLNG, encoded by the coding sequence ATGCCCAAGGCGAAGACCCACAGCGGCGCTTCCAAGCGGTTCCGTCGCACCGGGACCGGCAAGATCGTGCGCCAGAAGGCCAACCGCCGCCACTTGCTCGAGCACAAGCCGAGCAAGCGCACCCGGCGACTCGCCGGCCGCACCGAGGTGTCGGCCGCCGACAACGCCCGCATCAAGAAGATGCTCAACGGCTGA
- the infC gene encoding translation initiation factor 3, with product MRIEDALRVAADADLDLVEVAPDAKPPVCKIMDYGKFKYETAQKARESRKNQQQTVVKEQKLRPKIDPHDYETKKGHVIRFLEAGSKVKVTIMFRGREQSRPELGFRLLQRLGADVADYGFVETSAKQDGRNMTMVLAPHRGAKTRAKAAQQAEGSAEPAAAPDRNS from the coding sequence GTGCGCATCGAAGATGCCCTCCGCGTCGCCGCGGATGCCGATCTCGATCTCGTCGAAGTAGCACCGGATGCCAAACCCCCGGTCTGCAAGATCATGGACTACGGAAAGTTCAAATACGAGACGGCTCAGAAGGCGCGCGAGTCTCGCAAGAACCAGCAGCAGACCGTCGTCAAGGAACAGAAGCTCCGTCCCAAGATCGACCCGCACGACTACGAGACCAAAAAGGGTCACGTGATCCGCTTCCTCGAGGCCGGGTCCAAGGTCAAGGTGACGATCATGTTCCGCGGCCGCGAACAGTCGCGACCCGAATTGGGCTTCCGTCTCCTGCAGCGGCTGGGCGCCGACGTCGCCGACTACGGCTTCGTCGAGACCTCGGCCAAGCAGGACGGCCGCAACATGACGATGGTGCTGGCCCCGCACCGCGGCGCGAAGACTCGCGCCAAGGCGGCGCAACAGGCCGAAGGCTCCGCAGAGCCGGCCGCAGCACCCGACCGAAACAGTTAG
- the lysX gene encoding lysyl-tRNA synthetase, translated as MTVASLPVTRRRSRYWWVPAAAGWTVGIIATLSLLASVSPFVRSVIRVPREFVNDYIFNFPDTSFAWAFVLALLAAALAARKRIAWLILVAYMVGAIVFNIADLVSGDESVVEEIGEVIGLAFHVAAILFLLLARGEFWAKVRRGALLKAAVVLVAGMAIGTLIGWGLLELFPGTLTSDDRFWYALNRVSAFAGADSSNFTGHPHVLINAVLGLFGALALMVAAIVLFQSQRAENALTGEDESALRGLLELFGKNDSLGYFATRRDKAVVFAPNGRAAITYRVEVGVCLASGDPVGDPKAWPAAIEAWFALCQTYGWAPGVMGASSAGAEAFREAGLNALQLGDEAILYPDSFRLSGPDMRAVRQAVTRARRAGVSVRIRRHRDLGAEEMADVIARAEAWRDTEDERGFSMALGRLGDPADGDCLLVEAVQNAGGTDEVVAMLSLVPWGTNGVSLDLMRRAPHSPNGTIELMVSELCMQAEDIGITRISLNFAMFRSAFEQGAQLGAGPVARLWRSLLVFFSRWWQLETLYRSNMKYQPDWVPRYACYDDARLVPRVGVASVIAEGFLVLPFSRRHEQPHTGHHTAVPQDLMATGLLHHDGTAPDLSGLAADLPDADEPRLPEQVRVRMAKLKALQDNGIDAYPVGTPPSHTIAEAIEAGDDVSVTVAGRVLRSRDYGGVLFAQLRDWSGEVQLLLDNSLLESATTADFTHAIDLGDLIEVSGTMGYSKKGTRSLLVRDWRMIGKCLRPLPDKWKGLTDQEARVRARYVDLAINTEARDLIRARSGVLHSIRETLVGKGFLEVETPILQQIHGGANARPFLTHINAYDLDLYLRIAPELYLKRLCVGGVERVFELGRAFRNEGVDFSHNPEFTLLEAYQAHADYNVWIDGCRQLIQNAAEAANGAQVFYRPQEGGGLEPVDISGQWTVKTVHDAVSEALGEQIGPDTELPRLRKLCDAAAIPYLTHWDAGAVVLELYERLVEDRTEAPTFYKDFPTSVSPLTRPHRSIPGVAERWDLVAWGVELGTAYSELTDPVEQRRRLQEQSLLAAGGDPEAMELDEDFLQAMEYAMPPTGGLGMGVDRVVMLITGRSIRETLPFPLAKPR; from the coding sequence ATGACCGTCGCTAGCCTGCCCGTTACCCGCCGCAGGTCGAGGTACTGGTGGGTGCCCGCGGCGGCGGGCTGGACGGTAGGCATCATCGCCACGCTCTCGTTGTTGGCGAGCGTCTCGCCGTTCGTGCGGTCGGTTATCCGGGTTCCGCGCGAGTTCGTCAATGACTACATCTTCAACTTCCCCGACACCAGCTTCGCCTGGGCGTTCGTGCTGGCGCTGCTGGCCGCGGCGCTGGCGGCGCGCAAGCGGATAGCCTGGTTGATCCTGGTCGCCTACATGGTGGGTGCGATCGTCTTCAACATCGCGGATCTGGTGTCCGGCGACGAGTCGGTGGTCGAGGAGATCGGCGAAGTCATCGGGCTGGCCTTCCACGTCGCCGCGATCCTGTTCCTGCTGCTGGCTCGTGGCGAGTTCTGGGCGAAGGTGCGCCGCGGTGCCCTGCTGAAGGCAGCGGTCGTGCTGGTCGCGGGGATGGCGATCGGCACCCTGATCGGATGGGGCCTGCTCGAACTGTTCCCGGGCACGCTGACCAGTGACGACCGGTTCTGGTATGCGCTGAACCGGGTCAGCGCGTTCGCGGGCGCCGACTCCTCGAACTTCACCGGTCATCCGCACGTCCTGATCAACGCTGTGCTCGGCCTTTTCGGCGCACTGGCTCTGATGGTCGCGGCGATCGTGTTGTTCCAGTCCCAGCGCGCCGAGAACGCGCTGACCGGTGAGGACGAATCCGCGCTGCGCGGGCTGCTGGAGTTGTTCGGCAAGAACGACTCGCTCGGGTACTTCGCGACGCGCCGCGACAAGGCGGTGGTGTTCGCGCCCAACGGGCGGGCCGCCATCACCTACCGCGTGGAAGTCGGTGTGTGCCTGGCGAGCGGGGATCCGGTCGGCGATCCCAAGGCGTGGCCGGCGGCGATCGAGGCGTGGTTCGCGTTGTGTCAGACCTACGGCTGGGCCCCCGGGGTGATGGGCGCGAGTTCGGCGGGCGCCGAGGCGTTCCGCGAGGCCGGGCTCAACGCCCTGCAACTCGGCGACGAGGCCATTCTGTATCCCGACAGTTTCCGACTGTCCGGGCCGGATATGCGCGCGGTCCGACAGGCCGTCACCCGGGCGCGGCGTGCGGGCGTGAGCGTGCGCATCCGCAGGCACCGCGACCTGGGCGCCGAGGAGATGGCCGACGTCATCGCCCGCGCCGAGGCCTGGCGCGACACCGAGGACGAACGCGGCTTCTCGATGGCACTCGGCCGGCTCGGCGACCCGGCCGACGGCGACTGCCTCCTTGTGGAGGCGGTCCAGAACGCGGGCGGGACAGACGAAGTCGTCGCCATGCTGTCACTGGTGCCCTGGGGCACCAACGGCGTCTCGCTGGACTTGATGCGGCGCGCACCCCACTCCCCCAACGGCACCATCGAGCTGATGGTCAGCGAACTGTGCATGCAGGCCGAAGACATCGGCATCACACGGATCTCGTTGAACTTCGCCATGTTCCGATCGGCGTTCGAACAGGGCGCTCAGCTCGGGGCGGGCCCGGTCGCGCGGCTGTGGCGCAGCCTGCTCGTGTTCTTCTCCCGATGGTGGCAGCTCGAGACGCTGTACCGCTCGAACATGAAATACCAACCGGACTGGGTGCCGCGTTACGCCTGCTACGACGACGCCCGACTGGTGCCCCGGGTCGGGGTGGCGTCGGTGATCGCCGAAGGATTTCTGGTGCTGCCCTTTTCGCGGCGTCACGAACAGCCGCACACCGGACACCACACGGCGGTGCCGCAGGATCTGATGGCGACCGGACTGTTGCACCACGACGGTACGGCCCCCGATCTCAGCGGGCTGGCGGCCGATCTGCCCGACGCCGATGAGCCGCGGCTGCCTGAACAGGTGCGAGTGCGCATGGCCAAGCTGAAGGCGCTGCAGGACAACGGAATCGATGCCTATCCCGTCGGTACGCCACCATCGCACACCATCGCCGAGGCGATCGAGGCCGGCGACGACGTTTCGGTCACGGTGGCGGGGCGGGTGCTGCGCAGCCGCGACTACGGCGGCGTTCTGTTCGCCCAGCTGCGCGACTGGTCCGGCGAAGTCCAGCTGCTGCTGGACAACTCGCTGCTCGAATCGGCGACGACGGCTGACTTCACGCACGCCATCGATCTCGGCGACCTCATCGAGGTGTCGGGCACGATGGGCTACAGCAAGAAGGGCACCCGCTCACTTCTGGTCCGTGACTGGCGGATGATCGGCAAATGTCTGCGTCCACTGCCGGACAAGTGGAAGGGGTTGACCGACCAGGAAGCCCGTGTGCGTGCCCGCTACGTCGACCTGGCGATCAACACCGAGGCTCGCGACCTCATCCGCGCGCGTAGCGGCGTGCTGCATTCGATTCGGGAAACGTTGGTGGGCAAGGGGTTCCTGGAGGTCGAGACGCCGATCCTGCAACAGATCCACGGCGGCGCGAACGCCCGGCCGTTCCTCACCCACATCAACGCCTACGATCTGGACCTCTACCTGCGGATCGCTCCTGAGCTGTACCTCAAGCGGCTCTGCGTGGGCGGTGTCGAGCGGGTTTTCGAGCTGGGCAGGGCGTTCCGCAACGAAGGCGTCGACTTCAGCCACAATCCCGAATTCACTCTGCTGGAGGCGTATCAGGCGCATGCCGACTACAACGTCTGGATCGACGGCTGCCGGCAGCTCATCCAGAACGCCGCCGAGGCCGCCAACGGTGCCCAGGTGTTCTACCGGCCGCAGGAAGGCGGTGGACTCGAACCCGTCGACATCTCCGGTCAGTGGACGGTCAAAACCGTGCACGATGCGGTGTCTGAAGCCCTCGGTGAACAGATCGGACCGGACACCGAACTGCCACGGTTGCGCAAACTGTGTGACGCCGCGGCCATTCCGTACCTGACGCACTGGGATGCAGGCGCGGTGGTGCTGGAACTCTATGAGCGGCTGGTCGAGGACCGCACCGAGGCGCCGACGTTCTACAAGGACTTCCCGACGTCCGTGTCGCCGCTGACCCGTCCGCACCGCAGCATTCCCGGCGTCGCCGAGCGCTGGGATCTGGTGGCCTGGGGAGTCGAACTCGGCACCGCCTACAGCGAACTCACCGATCCGGTCGAGCAGCGACGCCGGTTACAGGAGCAGTCGCTGCTGGCCGCGGGCGGCGATCCCGAGGCGATGGAACTCGACGAAGACTTCCTACAGGCGATGGAGTATGCGATGCCGCCCACCGGCGGGTTGGGCATGGGTGTGGACCGCGTCGTCATGCTGATCACGGGCCGTAGCATCCGCGAGACGCTGCCGTTCCCGTTGGCCAAGCCCCGTTGA